Proteins encoded within one genomic window of Bradyrhizobium sp. CB1717:
- a CDS encoding hydrogen peroxide-inducible genes activator, which yields MINLTLRQLRYFDALARHGHFGRAAESCSISQPALSMQIKELEETLGGLLLERSARQVALTRFGEELAQRVREILRSVDELGDFARASQDRFAGRLRIGMIPTIAPYLLPTITKNLTRMHPELDIRVRETMTPRLIQELVEGRLDTAIVALPVSEPSLTEVALFEEKFLLVRPGADEGTPAPSREMMREMRLLLLEEGHCFRDQALSFCNMQSAPPREMLDANSLSTLVQMVSAGIGVTLIPEMAVPVETRSASVSLTRFRDPQPSRTIGMVWRKTSPLARQLLQISEVVCLSAGKVRAKQAVRSQRG from the coding sequence ATGATAAATCTGACGCTGCGCCAGCTCCGGTATTTCGATGCGCTGGCGCGCCATGGCCATTTCGGCCGCGCGGCTGAATCCTGCTCGATCTCGCAGCCGGCCCTGTCGATGCAGATCAAGGAGCTGGAGGAGACGCTCGGCGGCCTGCTGCTGGAGCGCAGCGCGCGCCAGGTCGCGCTGACCCGGTTCGGCGAGGAGCTCGCCCAGCGCGTCCGCGAGATCCTGCGCTCGGTGGACGAGCTCGGCGATTTCGCCCGGGCCTCGCAGGACCGCTTCGCCGGCCGCCTGCGCATCGGCATGATCCCGACCATCGCGCCATACCTGCTGCCCACGATCACCAAGAACCTCACGCGCATGCATCCGGAGCTCGACATCCGCGTGCGCGAGACGATGACGCCGCGGCTGATCCAGGAGCTGGTGGAGGGACGGCTCGACACCGCCATCGTCGCGCTGCCGGTGTCGGAGCCCTCGCTGACCGAGGTCGCGCTGTTCGAGGAAAAGTTCCTGCTGGTGCGACCCGGCGCGGACGAGGGAACACCGGCACCCTCGCGGGAGATGATGCGGGAGATGCGCCTGCTGCTGCTCGAGGAGGGGCACTGCTTCCGCGATCAGGCGCTGTCGTTCTGCAACATGCAGTCGGCGCCGCCGCGCGAGATGCTGGACGCGAATTCGCTGTCGACGCTGGTGCAGATGGTCAGCGCCGGCATCGGTGTCACCTTGATCCCGGAGATGGCCGTGCCGGTGGAGACGCGGTCGGCCTCGGTCTCGCTGACGCGCTTCCGCGACCCGCAGCCCTCGCGCACCATCGGCATGGTCTGGCGCAAGACCAGCCCGCTGGCGCGGCAGCTGCTGCAGATTTCCGAGGTGGTGTGCCTGTCGGCCGGCAAGGTGCGCGCGAAACAAGCCGTGCGCAGCCAACGGGGTTGA
- the fabB gene encoding beta-ketoacyl-ACP synthase I translates to MRRVVVTGMGIVSSIGNNTQEVLASLHEAKSGISRAEKYAELGFRSQVQGEPTLDPSTVVDRRAMRFLGQGAAWNHIAMEQAIQDSGLSPDEVSNIRTGIIMGSGGPSARTIVESADITRTKGPKRVGPFAVPKAMSSTASATLATWFKIKGVNYSISSACATSNHCVGNAYETIQIGKQDVIFAGGCEELDWSLSVLFDAMGAMSSKYNDTPATASRPYDVNRDGFVIAGGAGVLVLEELEHAKARGARIYGEIVGYGATSDGHDMVAPSGEGAERCMRMAMSTVKTKVDYINPHATSTPAGDPPEIEAIRRVFGVGEKCPPISATKALTGHSLGATGVQEAIYSLLMMNNGFICESAHIQELDPVFADMPIVRKRIDNVKVGTVLSNSFGFGGTNATLVFSRLDV, encoded by the coding sequence ATGAGGCGGGTTGTGGTCACCGGAATGGGCATCGTTTCGTCCATCGGAAACAACACCCAGGAAGTGCTTGCGAGCCTTCACGAGGCGAAGTCGGGCATTTCGCGGGCTGAGAAATATGCCGAGCTCGGCTTCCGTTCGCAGGTGCAAGGTGAGCCGACGCTCGATCCTTCGACGGTGGTCGACCGCCGCGCCATGCGCTTCCTCGGTCAGGGCGCGGCGTGGAATCACATCGCGATGGAGCAGGCGATCCAGGATTCCGGTCTGTCGCCCGACGAAGTCTCCAACATCCGCACCGGCATCATCATGGGTTCGGGCGGTCCCTCCGCGCGCACCATCGTCGAATCCGCCGACATCACCCGCACCAAGGGGCCGAAGCGCGTCGGACCGTTTGCAGTGCCGAAGGCGATGTCGTCGACGGCCTCCGCGACGCTCGCGACCTGGTTCAAGATCAAGGGCGTGAACTATTCGATCTCCTCGGCCTGCGCGACGTCGAACCACTGCGTCGGCAATGCCTATGAGACGATCCAGATCGGCAAGCAGGACGTCATCTTCGCCGGCGGCTGCGAGGAGCTGGACTGGTCGCTATCGGTGCTGTTCGACGCCATGGGCGCGATGTCCTCGAAATACAACGATACGCCGGCCACCGCGTCGCGCCCCTACGACGTCAACCGCGACGGTTTCGTCATCGCCGGCGGCGCCGGCGTGCTGGTGCTGGAAGAGCTCGAGCATGCCAAGGCGCGCGGCGCGCGCATCTATGGCGAGATCGTCGGCTATGGCGCGACCTCAGACGGCCACGACATGGTCGCGCCGTCTGGCGAAGGCGCCGAGCGCTGCATGCGCATGGCGATGTCGACGGTGAAGACCAAGGTCGACTACATCAATCCGCACGCGACCTCGACGCCGGCCGGCGATCCGCCGGAGATCGAGGCGATCCGCAGGGTGTTCGGCGTCGGCGAGAAGTGCCCGCCGATCTCGGCGACCAAGGCGCTGACCGGGCATTCGCTGGGCGCGACCGGCGTGCAGGAGGCGATCTACTCGCTGCTGATGATGAACAACGGTTTCATCTGCGAGAGCGCGCACATCCAGGAGCTCGACCCCGTGTTCGCCGACATGCCGATCGTGCGCAAGCGCATCGACAACGTGAAGGTCGGCACCGTGCTGTCGAACTCGTTCGGCTTCGGCGGCACCAACGCCACGCTGGTGTTCAGCCGGCTGGATGTGTGA
- a CDS encoding SH3 domain-containing protein has protein sequence MALGRFCAVMALVCTWLSASVGPSHSAKDNSPQTASGLPVPRYVSLKSDHVNVRAGPTKDNDVAWVYTRAGLPVEITAEFENWRRVRDSEGAEGWVYHSLLSGRRTAVVTMKHKDDLAPIYDRADPDSAVAARLQAGVVTQVKKCTANWCRVTGNGFDGWIQQERLWGVYSDEQVN, from the coding sequence ATGGCGTTGGGGCGTTTTTGTGCGGTGATGGCGCTCGTGTGTACCTGGTTGAGCGCCTCGGTCGGCCCCTCGCATTCGGCGAAGGACAATAGCCCGCAGACCGCCAGCGGCTTGCCGGTGCCGCGCTATGTCAGCCTCAAGTCGGATCACGTCAACGTCCGCGCCGGCCCGACCAAGGACAATGATGTGGCCTGGGTCTATACCCGCGCCGGCCTGCCCGTCGAAATCACCGCCGAGTTCGAGAACTGGCGCCGGGTGCGCGATTCCGAGGGCGCCGAGGGCTGGGTCTATCACTCGCTGCTATCGGGCCGCCGCACTGCGGTCGTCACCATGAAGCACAAGGACGATCTCGCGCCGATCTACGACCGGGCCGATCCCGACAGCGCGGTTGCGGCCAGGCTCCAGGCCGGTGTGGTCACGCAAGTGAAGAAGTGCACTGCAAACTGGTGCCGCGTCACCGGCAACGGTTTTGACGGCTGGATCCAGCAGGAACGCCTCTGGGGCGTCTATTCGGACGAGCAGGTGAATTGA
- a CDS encoding glutathione S-transferase family protein, producing the protein MIKLYWSPRSRSFTTLWLMEESGLPYERVLTDISTGAHKAPDYLKINPMGKVPALSDGDAALGEAAAICAYIADRYPETRLAPAVSDPRRARYLQWLFFSPSCIEPAVIQIFTKIEIPTSTAAWGSATQVFDVLESALEKGPWILGDEFSAADITIGSGLNFAVRLFKMVPSRPAFDAYLARCMARPAFRRAEKIAAG; encoded by the coding sequence ATGATCAAGCTCTATTGGTCGCCCCGCTCGCGCTCGTTCACGACGCTCTGGCTGATGGAGGAGAGCGGCCTGCCCTATGAGCGCGTGCTGACCGACATCTCGACCGGCGCGCACAAGGCGCCGGACTATCTGAAGATCAATCCGATGGGCAAGGTGCCGGCGCTCAGTGACGGCGATGCCGCGCTCGGCGAAGCCGCGGCGATCTGCGCCTACATCGCCGACCGCTATCCCGAGACGAGGCTCGCGCCAGCCGTGAGCGATCCGCGCCGCGCGCGTTATCTGCAATGGCTGTTCTTCTCGCCGAGCTGCATCGAGCCCGCCGTCATCCAGATCTTCACCAAGATCGAGATCCCGACCTCGACCGCCGCCTGGGGCAGCGCGACGCAGGTGTTCGACGTGCTGGAGTCTGCGCTCGAGAAAGGACCGTGGATTCTCGGCGATGAATTTTCTGCCGCCGACATCACGATCGGATCGGGCCTGAATTTTGCGGTGCGCCTGTTCAAGATGGTGCCATCGCGGCCGGCGTTCGATGCCTATCTCGCGCGCTGCATGGCACGGCCGGCGTTCCGGCGCGCGGAAAAGATCGCGGCGGGTTAA
- the fabA gene encoding bifunctional 3-hydroxydecanoyl-ACP dehydratase/trans-2-decenoyl-ACP isomerase, with product MLNRRNGYEYEDLLACARGEMFGPGNAQLPLPPMLMFDRITEINDKGGEFGKGLVRAELDVKPDLWFFGCHFKNDPVMPGCLGLDALWQMVGFYLGWIGGEGRGRALGLNELKFSGQVLPEARKVVYNVDMKRVMRSKLVLGIADGWLSVDDQIIYRAKDLKVGLFKQGTSLG from the coding sequence ATGCTGAACAGGCGCAACGGTTACGAATACGAGGATTTGCTGGCATGCGCGCGCGGCGAGATGTTCGGCCCGGGCAATGCCCAGCTGCCGCTGCCGCCGATGCTGATGTTCGACCGCATCACGGAAATCAACGACAAAGGCGGCGAGTTCGGCAAGGGGCTGGTGCGCGCCGAGCTCGACGTGAAGCCCGACCTCTGGTTCTTCGGCTGCCATTTCAAGAACGATCCCGTCATGCCCGGCTGCCTTGGCCTCGATGCGTTGTGGCAAATGGTCGGCTTTTATCTGGGCTGGATCGGCGGCGAAGGTCGCGGTCGCGCGCTCGGCCTCAACGAGCTGAAGTTCAGCGGCCAGGTGCTGCCCGAGGCCCGCAAGGTTGTGTACAACGTCGACATGAAGCGCGTGATGCGCTCAAAGCTCGTGCTCGGTATCGCCGACGGGTGGCTTTCGGTCGATGACCAGATTATCTATCGCGCCAAGGATCTGAAGGTCGGCCTGTTCAAGCAGGGTACGAGCCTGGGCTGA
- the katG gene encoding catalase/peroxidase HPI: MDDTSKCPFSGGKPTRVNRDWWPTQLSIEMLHKNSDLSDPMGKEFDYAKEFKSLDLNAVIKDLTALMTESQEWWPADFGHYGGLMIRMAWHSAGTYRITDGRGGAGAGQQRFAPLNSWPDNANLDKARRLLWPIKQKYGRKLSWADLMVLAGNVALESMGFKTFGFAGGRADVWEPEELYWGPEGTWLGDERYSGERQLAEPLGAVQMGLIYVNPEGPNGKPDPVAAAKDIRETFARMAMNDEETVALIAGGHTFGKTHGAGDPSLVGPEPEAGALEDQGLGWKSKHASGLAGDSITSGLEVTWTTTPTKWSNNFFENLFKYEWELTKSPGGANQWTAKGADAIIPDAFDKSKKHRPTMLTTDLSLRMDPAYEKISRRFLENPDQFADAFARAWFKLTHRDMGPIQRYLGPLVPKEALIWQDRIPAVNHELVGDQDVAALKTKILASGLSVSELVSTAWASASTFRGSDKRGGANGARIRLAPQKDWEVNQPAQLSKVLGKLEAIQKDFNASSGAKKVSLADLIVLGGSAAVEKAAKDAGVDVKVGFTPGRMDASQEQTDAESFAPLEPRADGFRNYLGKKHQFLQQEEALVDRAQLLKLTGPELTVLVGGLRVLGANANGSKHGVLTAKVGTLSNDFFVNLLDMSAQWTPAADGSYEARDRKTNAVKWTGTRADLIFGAHSQLRAFAEVYATSDAKEKFVKDFAKAWTKVMNLDRYDIAA, translated from the coding sequence ATGGACGACACTTCGAAGTGCCCGTTTTCGGGCGGAAAACCCACGCGCGTGAACCGCGACTGGTGGCCAACCCAGCTCAGCATCGAGATGCTGCACAAGAATTCCGACCTGTCCGACCCGATGGGCAAGGAGTTCGACTACGCCAAGGAATTCAAGTCGCTCGACCTGAACGCGGTCATCAAGGACCTGACCGCCCTGATGACGGAGTCGCAGGAATGGTGGCCGGCTGACTTCGGTCACTATGGCGGCCTGATGATCCGCATGGCCTGGCACAGCGCGGGCACCTACCGCATCACCGACGGCCGCGGCGGCGCCGGCGCCGGTCAGCAGCGTTTCGCGCCGCTCAACAGCTGGCCCGACAACGCCAACCTCGACAAGGCGCGCCGTCTGCTCTGGCCGATCAAGCAGAAGTACGGCCGCAAGCTCTCCTGGGCCGATTTGATGGTGCTCGCCGGCAACGTCGCGCTGGAATCGATGGGCTTCAAGACGTTTGGCTTTGCGGGTGGCCGCGCCGACGTGTGGGAGCCGGAAGAGCTCTATTGGGGTCCGGAAGGCACCTGGCTCGGCGATGAGCGCTACAGCGGCGAACGCCAGCTCGCCGAACCGCTCGGCGCCGTGCAGATGGGCCTGATCTACGTCAACCCGGAAGGCCCGAACGGCAAGCCGGATCCCGTCGCCGCGGCCAAGGACATCCGCGAGACGTTCGCCCGCATGGCGATGAATGACGAAGAGACCGTCGCGCTGATCGCCGGCGGCCACACCTTCGGCAAGACCCATGGCGCGGGTGATCCCTCGCTGGTCGGTCCGGAGCCGGAAGCGGGCGCACTGGAGGATCAGGGCCTCGGCTGGAAGAGCAAGCACGCGTCGGGCCTCGCGGGTGATTCCATCACCAGCGGTCTCGAGGTGACCTGGACGACGACGCCGACGAAGTGGAGCAACAACTTCTTCGAGAACCTGTTCAAGTACGAATGGGAGCTGACGAAGAGCCCGGGCGGTGCGAACCAGTGGACGGCCAAGGGTGCCGACGCGATCATTCCCGATGCGTTCGACAAGTCGAAGAAGCATCGGCCGACCATGCTGACGACCGACCTGTCGCTGCGCATGGACCCGGCCTACGAGAAGATCTCGCGCCGCTTCCTGGAAAACCCGGATCAGTTCGCGGACGCCTTCGCCCGCGCCTGGTTCAAGCTGACCCACCGCGACATGGGCCCGATCCAGCGTTATCTCGGCCCGCTGGTGCCGAAGGAAGCGCTGATCTGGCAGGATCGTATTCCGGCCGTGAATCACGAGCTGGTCGGCGATCAGGATGTCGCTGCGCTGAAGACCAAGATCCTGGCTTCGGGCCTCTCGGTCTCCGAGCTGGTCTCGACTGCCTGGGCGTCGGCCTCGACGTTCCGCGGCTCGGACAAGCGCGGCGGCGCCAACGGCGCGCGCATCCGCCTTGCTCCGCAGAAGGACTGGGAGGTGAACCAGCCGGCTCAGCTCTCCAAGGTGCTCGGCAAGCTCGAAGCGATCCAGAAGGACTTCAATGCGTCGTCAGGCGCGAAGAAGGTCTCGCTCGCGGACCTGATCGTGCTCGGCGGCTCCGCCGCGGTCGAGAAGGCCGCCAAGGATGCCGGCGTCGACGTGAAGGTCGGCTTCACGCCGGGTCGCATGGACGCCTCGCAGGAACAGACCGACGCGGAGTCCTTCGCGCCGCTCGAGCCCCGGGCCGATGGCTTCCGCAACTATCTCGGCAAGAAGCATCAGTTCCTGCAGCAGGAAGAAGCCCTCGTCGATCGTGCGCAGCTGCTCAAGCTCACCGGGCCTGAATTGACCGTGCTGGTCGGCGGCCTGCGTGTGCTCGGTGCCAATGCGAACGGTTCGAAGCACGGCGTGCTCACCGCGAAGGTGGGAACGCTGAGCAACGACTTCTTCGTCAACCTGCTCGACATGAGCGCGCAGTGGACGCCGGCGGCCGACGGCAGCTACGAGGCTCGCGACCGCAAGACCAACGCGGTGAAGTGGACCGGCACTCGCGCCGATCTCATCTTCGGCGCGCACTCGCAGCTCCGCGCCTTCGCCGAGGTCTATGCGACCTCGGACGCCAAGGAGAAGTTCGTCAAGGACTTCGCCAAGGCCTGGACCAAGGTGATGAACCTCGACCGCTACGACATCGCGGCGTGA
- the pnp gene encoding polyribonucleotide nucleotidyltransferase encodes MFTKHSVEIDWGGRPLKLETGKIARQADGAVIATYGETVVLATVVAAKAPREGVDFLPLTVDYQEKTYAAGRIPGGYFKREGRPTEKETLVSRLIDRPIRPLFVDGWRNETQVIATVLSHDMENDPDIVALVASSAALTLSGAPFKGPIGAARVGFANDEFILNPTLDEMVDTQLDLVVAGTADAVLMVESEAKELNEDIMLGAVMFGHRHFQPVINAIIELAEKAAKEPREVTVIDNAALEKEMLGIVEQELRAAYAIPVKQDRYAAVGKVKEKVIAHYFPEGQEPKYDKLRISAVFKELEAKIVRWNILDTGKRIDGRDSKTVRNIIAEVGVLPRAHGSALFTRGETQGLVVTTLGTGEDEQYIDALSGTYKETFLLHYNFPPYSVGETGRLGGTKRREIGHGKLAWRAIHPVLPPHHEFPYTIRVVSEITESNGSSSMASVCGASLALMDAGVPLKRPTAGIAMGLILEDKRYAVLSDILGDEDHLGDMDFKVAGTEQGITSLQMDIKIEGITEEIMKVALGQAKEGRIHILGEMAKALTNARAELGEYAPRIETFKIPTDKIREVIGTGGKVIREIVEKTGAKVNIEDDGTVKVASSDGEAMKAAIKWIKSIASEPEVGQIYDGTVVKVMEFGAFVNFFGSKDGLVHISQLASARVQKTSDVVKEGDKVKVKLLGFDDRGKTRLSMKVVDQTTGEDLEAKDKAAEGEKAPREAAGE; translated from the coding sequence ATGTTCACTAAGCATTCAGTCGAGATCGACTGGGGCGGACGCCCTCTCAAGCTCGAAACCGGCAAGATCGCCCGTCAGGCCGACGGTGCCGTCATCGCCACCTATGGCGAGACCGTGGTGCTCGCCACCGTCGTCGCGGCGAAGGCGCCGCGCGAAGGCGTCGACTTCCTGCCGCTGACCGTCGACTACCAGGAGAAGACCTACGCCGCGGGCCGCATTCCCGGCGGCTACTTCAAGCGCGAGGGCCGTCCGACCGAGAAGGAGACGCTGGTCTCCCGCCTGATCGACCGTCCGATCCGTCCGCTGTTCGTCGACGGCTGGCGCAACGAGACCCAGGTGATCGCCACCGTGCTGTCGCACGACATGGAGAACGATCCTGATATCGTCGCGCTGGTGGCATCGTCGGCTGCGCTGACCCTCTCCGGCGCGCCGTTCAAGGGCCCGATCGGCGCTGCGCGCGTCGGCTTCGCCAATGACGAGTTCATCCTCAACCCGACGCTCGACGAGATGGTCGACACCCAGCTTGACCTGGTCGTCGCCGGCACCGCCGACGCCGTGCTGATGGTGGAATCGGAAGCCAAGGAGCTGAACGAAGACATCATGCTCGGCGCCGTGATGTTCGGTCACCGCCACTTCCAGCCGGTCATCAACGCGATCATCGAGCTCGCCGAGAAGGCCGCCAAGGAGCCGCGCGAAGTCACCGTGATCGACAATGCCGCGCTCGAAAAGGAGATGCTCGGCATCGTCGAGCAGGAGCTGCGTGCCGCCTACGCCATTCCGGTCAAGCAGGATCGCTACGCTGCGGTCGGCAAGGTCAAGGAAAAGGTGATCGCTCACTATTTCCCCGAAGGGCAGGAGCCGAAATACGACAAGCTGCGCATCAGCGCCGTGTTCAAGGAGCTGGAGGCGAAGATCGTTCGCTGGAACATCCTCGACACCGGCAAGCGCATCGACGGCCGTGACAGCAAGACCGTGCGCAACATCATCGCCGAAGTCGGCGTGCTGCCCCGCGCCCACGGCTCGGCCCTGTTCACCCGCGGCGAGACCCAGGGCCTGGTCGTGACCACGCTCGGCACCGGCGAGGACGAGCAGTACATCGACGCGCTGTCGGGAACGTACAAAGAGACGTTCCTGCTGCACTACAACTTCCCTCCCTACTCGGTCGGTGAGACCGGCCGCCTCGGCGGCACCAAGCGCCGCGAGATCGGCCACGGCAAGCTCGCCTGGCGCGCGATCCACCCGGTGCTGCCGCCGCATCACGAGTTCCCCTACACGATCCGCGTGGTCTCGGAGATCACCGAATCCAACGGCTCCTCGTCGATGGCTTCGGTCTGCGGCGCCTCGCTCGCTCTGATGGATGCCGGCGTGCCGTTGAAGCGGCCGACCGCGGGCATCGCGATGGGCCTGATCCTCGAAGACAAGCGCTACGCGGTGCTCTCGGACATCCTCGGTGACGAGGACCATCTCGGCGACATGGACTTCAAGGTCGCCGGCACCGAGCAGGGCATCACCTCGCTGCAGATGGACATCAAGATCGAGGGCATCACCGAGGAGATCATGAAGGTCGCCCTCGGCCAGGCCAAGGAAGGCCGTATCCACATCCTCGGCGAGATGGCGAAGGCGCTCACCAACGCTCGCGCCGAACTCGGCGAATACGCGCCGCGCATCGAGACCTTCAAGATCCCGACCGACAAGATCCGCGAAGTGATCGGCACCGGCGGCAAGGTGATCCGCGAGATCGTCGAGAAGACCGGCGCCAAGGTCAACATCGAGGACGACGGCACCGTGAAGGTCGCATCCAGCGATGGCGAGGCTATGAAGGCCGCGATCAAGTGGATCAAGTCGATCGCGTCCGAGCCGGAAGTCGGCCAGATCTATGACGGCACCGTCGTCAAGGTGATGGAGTTCGGCGCCTTCGTGAACTTCTTCGGTTCCAAGGACGGCCTCGTCCACATCAGCCAGCTCGCTTCGGCGCGCGTGCAGAAGACCTCCGACGTCGTCAAGGAAGGCGACAAGGTCAAGGTCAAGCTGCTCGGCTTCGACGACCGCGGCAAGACCCGCCTGTCGATGAAGGTGGTCGACCAGACCACCGGCGAGGACCTCGAGGCCAAGGACAAGGCCGCCGAGGGCGAGAAGGCTCCGCGCGAAGCGGCCGGCGAATAA
- the fabI gene encoding enoyl-ACP reductase FabI, producing the protein MEGLMKGKRGLIMGIANDHSIAWGMAKTLHAHGAELAFTFQGEALGKRVKPLAESLGVDLVLPCDVEDIASVDATFAVLREKWGKLDFVIHAIGFADKNELKGRYADTSRENFSRTMVISCFSFTEVAKRAAELMTEGGSMITLTFGASERAMPNYNVMGVAKAALEASVRYLASDFGPRGIRVNAISAGPIRTLAGSGIGEARAMFAFMQKHSPLRRGVTLDELGGSALYLLSDLSGGVTGEIHYVDSGYNIVLMPRPDDLKSD; encoded by the coding sequence ATGGAAGGACTGATGAAGGGCAAGCGCGGTCTGATCATGGGCATCGCCAATGATCATTCGATCGCCTGGGGCATGGCGAAGACGCTGCATGCCCACGGTGCCGAGCTTGCCTTCACCTTCCAGGGCGAGGCCCTGGGCAAGCGCGTCAAGCCGCTGGCTGAATCGCTCGGTGTCGATCTGGTGCTGCCCTGCGACGTCGAGGACATCGCCAGCGTCGATGCCACCTTCGCGGTGCTCCGTGAGAAATGGGGCAAGCTCGACTTCGTCATCCATGCGATCGGCTTCGCCGACAAGAACGAGCTGAAGGGCCGCTACGCCGACACCAGCCGCGAGAACTTTTCGCGCACCATGGTGATCTCCTGCTTCTCGTTCACGGAAGTGGCAAAGCGCGCCGCGGAGCTGATGACGGAGGGCGGCAGCATGATCACGCTGACCTTCGGCGCCTCTGAGCGCGCGATGCCGAACTACAACGTGATGGGCGTCGCCAAGGCGGCGCTGGAAGCCTCGGTCCGCTACCTCGCCTCCGATTTCGGACCGCGCGGCATCCGCGTCAACGCGATCTCCGCCGGCCCCATCCGCACCCTCGCGGGCTCCGGCATCGGCGAGGCGCGGGCGATGTTCGCCTTCATGCAAAAGCATTCGCCGCTTCGCCGCGGCGTCACGCTCGACGAGCTCGGCGGCTCGGCGCTGTATCTGCTGTCGGATCTCTCCGGCGGCGTGACCGGCGAGATTCACTATGTCGATTCCGGCTACAACATCGTCCTGATGCCGAGGCCGGACGATCTGAAGTCGGACTAG
- the irrA gene encoding iron response transcriptional regulator IrrA, with protein sequence MSENTAPHHDDDVHAAALLSGRQPALTGCPWHDVNEMLQSAGLRPTRQRMALGWLLFGKGARHLTAEMLYEEATLAKVPVSLATVYNTLNQLTDAGLLRQVSVDGTKTYFDTNVTTHHHYYLENSHELVDIEDPHLALSKMPEVPEGYEISRIDMVVRLRKKR encoded by the coding sequence ATGAGCGAGAATACCGCGCCCCACCACGACGACGACGTCCATGCTGCAGCCCTCCTGTCCGGCCGCCAGCCGGCCCTGACCGGCTGCCCCTGGCACGACGTCAACGAAATGCTCCAGTCCGCCGGGCTGCGTCCGACGCGCCAGCGGATGGCGCTCGGCTGGCTCCTGTTCGGCAAGGGTGCACGCCACCTCACGGCTGAAATGCTGTACGAGGAAGCAACCCTCGCCAAGGTCCCGGTGTCGCTGGCGACCGTCTACAACACGCTGAACCAGCTCACCGATGCCGGCCTGCTCCGCCAGGTCAGCGTCGACGGCACCAAGACCTATTTCGACACCAACGTCACCACCCATCACCACTACTACCTCGAGAACAGCCATGAGCTGGTCGACATCGAGGATCCGCATCTGGCGCTGTCCAAGATGCCGGAGGTGCCGGAGGGCTACGAGATCTCCCGCATCGACATGGTCGTGCGCCTGCGCAAGAAGCGCTGA
- a CDS encoding GNAT family N-acetyltransferase produces the protein MSDLIIRPARTDEYDEIGRVWMESWVSTGLGEASEFLLANLRARIRREMENGWSLFVADDHGTIGAMLALHVPKLYLDMLFVAPAYQGQSVGRQLLAFTRMQMPDEMHLRCVRENEKAWRWYEREGFVFEKEEIEPSNGFMMKYYRWKRPRPSGR, from the coding sequence ATGTCAGATTTGATCATCCGCCCCGCCCGCACTGACGAATATGACGAGATCGGCCGCGTCTGGATGGAGAGCTGGGTCTCGACCGGACTTGGCGAGGCCAGCGAATTCCTGCTGGCCAATTTGCGTGCGCGCATCCGGCGCGAGATGGAGAATGGCTGGAGCCTGTTTGTCGCCGACGATCACGGCACGATCGGCGCGATGCTCGCGCTGCACGTGCCAAAACTCTATCTCGATATGCTGTTCGTCGCGCCTGCCTATCAGGGGCAATCCGTCGGGCGGCAATTGCTCGCCTTCACGCGAATGCAAATGCCGGACGAGATGCACCTTCGTTGCGTGCGCGAGAACGAGAAAGCCTGGCGCTGGTACGAGCGCGAAGGCTTTGTGTTCGAGAAGGAAGAGATCGAGCCGTCGAACGGGTTCATGATGAAATACTACCGGTGGAAGCGGCCACGACCCAGCGGCAGGTAG